The Brachionichthys hirsutus isolate HB-005 chromosome 1, CSIRO-AGI_Bhir_v1, whole genome shotgun sequence genome has a window encoding:
- the cilp gene encoding cartilage intermediate layer protein 1, with protein sequence MSAWTLLILGITTATVVGVSAQASWGTDSGRTGSTHRPDGSSDWTTWFNVDHPGGLGDYEQLDAIRFYYRTRVCRHPKAIEARTTEWVPVRETGERVHADPTVGFWCLNEEQGPDRNCSNYAVRFLCPEEKSGDIPATWGTWSDWSRCPAPCGWVGVQLRSRICPSLSAPCIGPKVERKECNGAECKKEDCILHCPMGRANAECDSCQCEEHILLGSVRGAGGLSAEGATIARSGSLLALSDHNGHFRIPGICPDGNATLTVSLRGHAPLRVLVAHSAEQVSVLGVQLKRTEKLHVLSSPESKVRREGQAAAFCCKVAGTPPPDKYQWFHNDSLLEQRFDSTLVLKHLRPEQTGLYHCRASGPSGLIKTKPATLKVLGREENSCDPKPESHFIRLPHDCRQNGTDSLSYNVGKCPSRPCSGKLDNGIRCKDNSAYCCGVRKTEERKIACRGYQLPAKVATQCGCQKCVDTKAFVHGRVVAADNGEPMRFGHILMNGLRISRTGYKGTFSVPVPVDTERLVLIFVDNMQKFVDTTKVLPFNTRGGSVFHEIKLLRKKAPVTISAAESNTLELGEVEGQEAMVQIQIPPNSFYTEKGEVFTGNVNASVTFLDPRDVSTAAASQSDLNFIGDEGDTLPLRTYGMFSVDFRGEENNEPLNAGEVKVLLDSAQVQMSEHLHAMKLWSLNPDTGLWEEEGSLRVERKARGKREERTFLIGNMEIRERRLFNLDVPENRRCYVKVRAFRSERFTPSEQVEGVVVSLINMEPAAGYATNPRAWGRFDSVVTGSNGACLPAFCDEDKPDAYSAYVMANLGGEDLEAVQSAPKLNPALVGVPQPYLDKLNYRRSDHENARAKKTAFSISVAKPSANAAEEGNGPVYAFEKLKECEEATFSASHFRFSRVEGDGYDYNTVPFNEDDPMSWTEDYLSWWPKPTEYRACYVKVKITGPHEMNLRSRNMGGTHPRTVGQLYGLRDTRSIRDKDRAAVSAVCLEFKCSGMLYDQERVDRTLVKVAPQGSCRRDHVNAMLQEYLVNHLPLAVNNDTNEFTMLAPLDPLGHNYGIYTVTDQDPRKAKEIALGRCFDGTSDGTSRVMKCNEGVALTFTCGDREATQQSVFQVLQGLQGQTAIGVARGERRRQRANSRRRSTRDPAGTRRDGRGRSARVT encoded by the exons aTGTCGGCGTGGACGCTTCTCATCCTGGGAATCACAACAGCCACTGTTGTAGGAGTTTCAGCTCAAG CGTCTTGGGGGACAGACAGCGGCCGGACGGGTTCCACGCATCGCCCTGACG GCAGCTCCGATTGGACCACGTGGTTCAATGTCGATCACCCCGGCGGGCTCGGCGACTACGAGCAGCTGGACGCCATTCGCTTTTACTACCGTACCCGAGTGTGCCGTCATCCAAAAGCAATAGAAGCCAGAACCACTGAATGGGTCCCGGTCCGCGAAACCGGGGAGAGGGTCCACGCGGACCCCACCGTGGGCTTCTGGTGCCTCAACGAGGAGCAGGGGCCCGATCGCAACTGCTCCAACTACGCAGTGCGGTTCCTCTGTCCCGAAG AAAAGAGCGGGGACATTCCGGCTACCTGGGGTACGTGGTCAGACTGGagcagatgccccgccccctgcggTTGGGTGGGGGTTCAACTGCGCTCCCGAAtctgtccgtctctctctgCGCCTTGCATCGGGCCCAAAGTGGAAAGAAAGGAATGCAATGGAGCCGAGTGCAAGAAGGAAG ATTGCATTCTGCATTGCCCAATGGGAAGAGCAAATGCTGAGTGTGATTCATGCCAGTGTGAAGAACACATCCTTCTgggttctgtccgtggcgcCGGCGGTCTCAGCGCTGAAGGGGCTACCATCGCTCGCTCTGGAAGTCTCCTCGCCCTAAGTGACCATAACGGTCATTTCCGTATCCCCGGCATCTGTCCCGACGGCAACGCCACGCTGACGGTCAGCCTGCGGGGCCACGCCCCCCTCCGCGTCCTCGTGGCTCACAGTGCTGAACAAGTGTCTGTCCTCGGCGTCCAGCTAAAGAGAACAG AGAAGCTTCACGTGTTGAGTAGCCCGGAGAGCAAGGTCAGGAGGGAGGGCCAAGCTGCTGCCTTCTGCTGCAAAGTGGCAGGAACGCCGCCGCCGGACAAGTACCAATG GTTTCATAACGACAGCCTCCTGGAGCAGCGCTTCGACAGCACGCTGGTCCTGAAGCACCTGCGTCCCGAGCAGACTGGGCTGTACCACTGCAGAGCGAGCGGCCCGTCTGGGCTCATCAAGACCAAACCGGCGACGCTCAAGGTCTTAG GTAGAGAAGAGAATTCATGCGATCCCAAACCTGAATCCCACTTCATCCGTCTCCCACATGACTGCCGGCAAAACGGCACCGACTCCCTTTCCTACAACGTGGGCAAGTGTCCCTCCAGGCCGTGCTCTGGAAAGCTGGACAACGGCATCAGGTGCAAAGACAACTCGGCGTACTGCTGCGGTGTGCGAAAGACGGAGGAACGGAAGATCGCGTGCCGGGGCTACCAGCTGCCCGCCAAGGTGGCGACACAGTGCGGCTGCCAGAAATGCGTGGACACCAAGGCCTTTGTTCACGGAAGGGTTGTCGCCGCCGACAACGGCGAGCCTATGAGGTTTGGACACATCTTGATGAACGGACTCAGAATCAGCCGTACAGGATACAAAGGGACGTTCTCCGTCCCGGTTCCCGTGGACACAGAGAGGCTGGTCCTGATCTTTGTGGACAACATGCAGAAATTTGTCGACACCACGAAGGTTCTCCCATTTAACACGAGAGGAGGCTCTGTTTTCCATGAGATCAAGCTTTTAAGGAAGAAGGCCCCCGTGACCATCAGCGCAGCGGAAAGCAACACCCTGGAGCTCGGGGAAGTGGAGGGTCAGGAGGCGATGGTTCAAATCCAGATCCCTCCGAACTCCTTCTACACAGAAAAGGGCGAAGTCTTCACTGGTAACGTAAATGCTAGCGTGACATTCCTGGACCCCAGAGACGTGTCGACGGCCGCTGCATCTCAAAGTGACCTCAACTTCATAGGCGACGAGGGCGACACGCTGCCTCTGAGAACCTACGGGATGTTCTCCGTTGACTTTAGGGGCGAGGAAAACAACGAGCCCCTAAACGCAGGGGAAGTGAAGGTGCTCCTGGACTCCGCCCAGGTGCAAATGTCTGAGCATCTCCATGCCATGAAGCTGTGGTCGCTGAACCCCGATACTGGgctgtgggaggaggagggaagtcTTCGGGTGGAGAGGAAAGCCAGAGggaaaagggaggagaggacCTTTCTGATCGGGAACATGGAGATCAGAGAGAGACGTCTCTTTAACTTGGACGTCCCAGAGAATCGCAGGTGCTACGTGAAGGTGAGGGCCTTCCGCAGCGAGCGCTTCACGCCCAGCGAGCAGGTGGAGGGAGTCGTCGTGAGTCTCATAAATATGGAGCCCGCAGCAGGATACGCCACAAACCCACGAGCCTGGGGTCGCTTTGACAGCGTCGTGACCGGCTCCAACGGCGCCTGCCTGCCCGCTTTCTGTGACGAGGACAAGCCCGACGCCTATTCCGCCTACGTCATGGCCAACCTCGGTGGAGAGGATCTGGAGGCCGTGCAATCTGCGCCCAAACTCAACCCCGCCCTCGTCGGAGTGCCTCAGCCGTACCTGGACAAGCTAAACTACAGACGGTCAGACCACGAAAACGCACGAGCGAAGAAGACCGCCTTCAGCATCAGCGTGGCAAAGCCGAGCGCCAACGCGGCCGAGGAAGGCAACGGGCCCGTTTACGCATTTGAGAAGTTGAAAGAATGCGAGGAGGCGACATTCAGCGCTTCGCATTTCCGTTTCTCGAGGGTGGAAGGAGACGGTTACGATTACAACACGGTGCCGTTCAACGAAGACGACCCGATGAGCTGGACGGAGGACTACCTGAGCTGGTGGCCCAAGCCCACGGAGTACCGGGCGTGTTACGTCAAAGTCAAGATCACCGGCCCGCATGAGATGAACCTGAGGTCCCGCAACATGGGCGGGACCCACCCGAGGACCGTGGGCCAGCTGTACGGACTCCGGGACACGCGCAGCATCCGAGACAAGGACCGCGCCGCCGTTTCGGCCGTGTGCCTGGAGTTCAAGTGCAGCGGCATGCTGTACGACCAGGAGCGCGTCGATCGCACGCTGGTGAAGGTGGCGCCGCAAGGAAGCTGCAGGCGAGACCACGTGAACGCGATGCTACAGGAGTACCTGGTCAACCACCTCCCCCTGGCCGTCAACAACGACACCAACGAGTTCACCATGCTGGCGCCGCTGGACCCTCTGGGCCACAACTACGGGATTTACACGGTGACGGACCAGGATCCCAGGAAAGCCAAGGAGATCGCCCTCGGGCGCTGCTTCGACGGCACGTCCGACGGCACGTCTCGCGTCATGAAGTGCAACGAGGGCGTCGCTCTGACGTTCACCTGCGGCGACCGGGAGGCGACGCAGCAGAGCGTGTTCCAGGTCCTGCAGGGGTTACAGGGTCAGACGGCGATAGGCGTGGCAAGAGGAGAGAGGCGGCGGCAAAGAGCCAACAGCCGGCGGCGCAGCACCAGAGACCCCGCGGGAACACGGAGAGATGGGAGAGGAAGGTCAGCGAGGGTCACATAA